One Chloroherpetonaceae bacterium DNA segment encodes these proteins:
- a CDS encoding acyl carrier protein has protein sequence MTAEEVKAKVYDIIVNKMGVAKDQIKDESKFTDDLGADSLDTVELVMEFENQFGIQIPDEAAEKISTVKSAIDYIVEKKK, from the coding sequence ATGACTGCAGAAGAAGTGAAAGCCAAAGTCTATGACATTATCGTCAATAAGATGGGCGTTGCTAAAGACCAAATTAAAGACGAATCAAAATTCACCGACGACTTAGGTGCAGATTCACTTGATACCGTTGAATTGGTAATGGAGTTCGAAAATCAATTTGGAATTCAGATTCCGGATGAAGCTGCCGAAAAAATTTCAACCGTTAAGTCCGCTATAGATTACATCGTTGAAAAGAAGAAGTAA
- the fabF gene encoding beta-ketoacyl-ACP synthase II, whose protein sequence is MTNRRRIAITGIGAITPIGEGKDAFWESLKNGVSGAGPITGFDATGYDTTFGCEVKNFEVTKYIDKKSSLRMDRYCQFGVSAAEMAIKDSGIDLKSIDTGKFGVVVGSGIGGMITYDAQFRNLLQGGPSRVSPFFVPMMISDICAGQISIRNGLRGPNYATVSACATSVNAIIDAYMIMQLELADYMICGGAEASITPMSVAGFNSARALSTRNDDPLKASRPYDKDRDGFVIGEGSGVLLLETVESAIARGAHIYAEIVGVGMSADAHHITAPHPEGEGVILCMNMAMRTAGIKPDQVDYINTHGTSTQLGDIAELKSIKKVFGEHSYKLNISSSKSMTGHLLGAAGAIESIACVLAIANQTVPPTINIENLDPEVDVNVTPNTAQSRKIDYALNNGFGFGGHNGTIIFKRYQS, encoded by the coding sequence GTGACAAATAGAAGAAGAATTGCCATTACCGGAATTGGTGCAATTACACCGATTGGCGAAGGAAAAGATGCCTTTTGGGAATCTCTCAAAAACGGCGTTAGTGGTGCCGGGCCGATAACAGGCTTCGACGCTACCGGTTACGACACCACCTTTGGATGCGAGGTAAAAAATTTTGAGGTGACGAAGTATATCGATAAGAAAAGTTCACTAAGAATGGATCGTTATTGCCAATTCGGCGTTTCTGCTGCTGAAATGGCAATTAAAGACTCAGGGATTGATCTTAAATCGATTGATACCGGTAAGTTTGGCGTTGTCGTTGGGAGTGGTATAGGCGGAATGATTACCTACGATGCACAGTTTCGAAACTTATTGCAAGGCGGGCCAAGCCGTGTAAGCCCCTTCTTTGTTCCAATGATGATTTCGGATATTTGTGCAGGTCAAATTTCGATTCGCAATGGACTACGAGGGCCAAACTACGCCACTGTTTCAGCTTGCGCAACATCGGTCAATGCGATTATCGATGCCTATATGATTATGCAACTTGAACTTGCCGACTATATGATTTGCGGAGGAGCTGAAGCTTCCATAACGCCGATGAGTGTTGCAGGATTTAACTCTGCTCGTGCACTTTCTACAAGAAACGACGACCCTCTCAAAGCTTCACGACCGTATGATAAAGACCGTGATGGTTTTGTTATTGGTGAAGGTTCAGGGGTTCTTCTTCTTGAAACGGTTGAATCTGCAATTGCTCGCGGGGCTCATATTTATGCGGAAATTGTTGGTGTTGGAATGAGTGCCGATGCCCATCACATCACGGCTCCGCATCCGGAGGGTGAAGGCGTTATTCTTTGTATGAATATGGCAATGAGAACTGCTGGAATAAAGCCAGATCAGGTTGATTATATCAATACCCACGGAACTTCCACGCAACTTGGCGATATCGCTGAATTGAAATCAATCAAAAAAGTTTTTGGTGAGCATTCCTATAAACTTAACATCAGTTCTTCCAAATCGATGACAGGGCATTTGCTCGGAGCAGCCGGGGCCATTGAATCAATCGCTTGTGTTCTTGCAATTGCAAATCAAACCGTGCCGCCGACGATCAACATCGAAAATCTTGATCCTGAAGTTGATGTGAATGTCACGCCTAATACCGCTCAAAGTCGCAAGATTGACTATGCGCTCAATAACGGCTTCGGTTTTGGTGGTCATAACGGAACCATCATCTTTAAGCGCTATCAAAGTTAA
- the rnc gene encoding ribonuclease III produces the protein MRAIKSFAYWLKERAPIFFGLPSPSKTELIAPLQYPSVSLLDINLHELKRSASYLSGYPIRDVSLFALALTHRSVLDSLRDERILSNERLEFLGDAVLDLAVGEYLFHNYAQFDEGKLTKLRSQVVNAKTLSIFARKLELGKLLIVSDSAESIGVRDSETTLSDAFEALIGAIYLDGGYERANQFLHHHLLSQLDFAALIDTDENYKSALLEYAQAQRLPYPTYLVLNEDGPSHKKIFTVGVRLGDDYLGYGSGKNKKTAEQLAAKEALDKIKTKKLEKSLRANAFAAEKTNIELNSGRMG, from the coding sequence ATGAGGGCAATCAAAAGTTTTGCGTATTGGCTCAAAGAGCGTGCACCCATTTTTTTTGGTTTACCTTCTCCCTCAAAAACGGAATTAATCGCCCCGTTGCAATATCCCTCGGTGTCTTTACTTGACATTAATCTTCATGAATTGAAGCGGAGCGCATCTTATTTATCGGGTTATCCGATTCGCGATGTTTCGCTTTTCGCACTTGCGCTTACTCACCGCTCTGTGTTGGATAGCCTTCGGGACGAGCGAATTCTTTCGAACGAACGTTTAGAATTTTTAGGTGATGCTGTGCTTGACTTAGCGGTTGGAGAATATTTATTTCACAATTACGCTCAGTTTGATGAAGGGAAGCTAACAAAATTACGGTCTCAAGTGGTGAATGCAAAAACCCTAAGTATTTTTGCACGCAAACTTGAACTCGGAAAGCTCTTAATTGTCAGCGATTCAGCTGAGTCGATTGGTGTTCGAGATAGCGAAACCACTCTTTCAGATGCGTTTGAAGCCTTAATTGGGGCAATATATCTGGATGGTGGATATGAAAGAGCCAATCAATTTCTGCATCACCACCTTCTGAGTCAACTTGACTTTGCGGCGCTTATTGATACAGATGAAAATTATAAAAGTGCCTTGCTTGAATATGCACAAGCTCAGCGATTGCCATATCCCACTTATCTCGTCCTAAATGAAGATGGGCCTTCCCACAAAAAGATTTTTACGGTTGGCGTTCGCTTAGGCGATGACTATCTGGGTTATGGATCAGGCAAGAACAAAAAAACGGCGGAGCAGTTGGCGGCAAAAGAAGCACTTGATAAAATCAAAACAAAAAAACTGGAAAAGTCTTTAAGGGCTAATGCATTCGCAGCAGAAAAAACAAATATTGAGCTAAATTCCGGAAGGATGGGATAA
- a CDS encoding dicarboxylate/amino acid:cation symporter gives MFKNIPFHTQIFLGLLIGLFFGLGANLLFPESPEVKWVATSVAYPIGQIFLRMIFMVIAPLIFTSLVLGVYDLGDLRKIGRIGAKTLFFTFIVATLAVVTGAIITDIIMPGKGIDAAGKEKLLSLLAHNQQTSAIVTKASDAKSSLQTLLDIIPRNLFIELTFFLDPNYRGGGLIAIMFFAVVFGAAMTRLPAETVGPLARGIQAIYAVSLKIISFAMKLAPLGVAALIFTTSSQLGLQVVVLLGKYVAAVLLALALHQFVTYSLVVWFGAKRSPLAFFRAIREAMLTALSTSSSSATLPTTLKVAHEELKLNKDVSNFVLVIGASTNHNGTALFEGMTVLFIAQFYGIDLTFVQQIQVVFLAVVASIGTAGVPGASLPLIVVVLQQIGVPAEGIGIILGVERILDMSRTVVNVTGDLTVATWVEAGERERLLKQVEPS, from the coding sequence ATGTTCAAAAATATTCCGTTTCATACACAAATCTTTCTTGGGCTTCTGATCGGACTTTTTTTTGGTCTTGGGGCAAATCTTCTTTTCCCTGAAAGTCCGGAGGTGAAGTGGGTTGCCACTTCGGTCGCTTATCCGATTGGACAGATATTTCTCAGGATGATATTTATGGTGATTGCGCCGCTTATTTTTACTTCGCTTGTTTTAGGTGTATATGATTTAGGAGACCTACGAAAAATTGGGAGAATTGGCGCAAAAACCCTCTTCTTTACTTTTATTGTTGCAACACTCGCGGTCGTTACCGGTGCAATCATTACCGATATCATTATGCCCGGCAAAGGAATTGACGCCGCCGGAAAGGAAAAACTTCTTTCGTTGCTTGCACATAATCAACAAACCAGCGCAATTGTAACCAAAGCCAGTGATGCCAAAAGCTCACTACAAACCTTGCTTGATATCATCCCTCGAAATCTCTTTATCGAACTGACCTTCTTCCTTGATCCAAACTATCGTGGCGGTGGGTTAATTGCAATCATGTTCTTTGCTGTTGTGTTTGGGGCCGCAATGACAAGACTTCCGGCGGAAACCGTTGGGCCACTGGCTCGTGGGATTCAAGCTATTTACGCCGTTTCGTTGAAAATTATTTCGTTTGCGATGAAGCTTGCGCCACTGGGGGTCGCAGCATTGATTTTCACCACATCGTCACAATTGGGGCTGCAAGTGGTTGTGCTGCTTGGAAAGTATGTAGCGGCCGTTCTTCTTGCCCTTGCCCTTCATCAATTTGTGACCTACAGCCTTGTGGTTTGGTTTGGCGCAAAGCGAAGTCCATTGGCATTTTTCCGAGCAATTCGAGAAGCAATGCTCACGGCGCTTTCTACCAGTTCCTCATCGGCAACCTTACCCACAACCCTGAAAGTTGCGCATGAAGAATTGAAGCTCAATAAGGATGTTTCAAATTTTGTGTTGGTAATTGGGGCATCAACTAATCATAATGGAACAGCGCTTTTCGAGGGGATGACGGTTCTTTTTATCGCTCAATTTTATGGAATTGATTTAACCTTTGTGCAGCAAATTCAAGTGGTTTTTTTAGCCGTGGTTGCAAGCATTGGAACTGCCGGCGTTCCGGGGGCGTCGCTTCCGCTGATTGTGGTTGTGCTTCAACAAATTGGTGTCCCGGCGGAGGGTATTGGAATTATCTTAGGGGTTGAGCGAATTTTAGACATGAGCCGAACAGTGGTAAATGTTACCGGAGATTTAACCGTTGCCACTTGGGTTGAGGCCGGAGAGCGGGAGCGGTTACTGAAACAAGTAGAACCGTCCTGA
- a CDS encoding POTRA domain-containing protein, whose product MPIGLTRFSHLKIIISNKRIARLGLVIFWLCLSFILPNIVEADEPSLRRGFSPLESARCIGKPITKIQIIGNSLTQDFVIEQELFLQPGDTLTLRAMQLSQQRVYNLQLFNLVQVSAREFLPQDSTPVSLTDEDTLLTSVRRRLQAEADATGEPIIAVLISVYERWYIFPQPRAELRGISMTQWIRNPTIANINWGLTVTHQNLTGYSDALSLGFGVGFDPYIRLGYYTPYFFGRTRTGFGISTIYRELNNLALDPVTEEVARYTQYTLGVSASITQRLSTFESIGATFSLNSYVQPPEILSTQPAAAIDKNGRDRYPSVFLAYSYSQTDLNQCPREGIFAYFGLEQQGFPSESTESFNLTRAYLDFRIYEKIWGELSLGFRNFTSLSTNKPVPNFERQFFGYRLAVRGYTQRIFAGDNIQFNSVEMRYPLISLRTTTLDFMPLEQFQLFQYALFITTFFDAGNIWYNPATRFNGSRQTKFDWQAYKYGYGFGIVLVGGYRVTVRLDFAFNDLGRLDIIFENSVSF is encoded by the coding sequence ATGCCCATCGGCTTAACACGGTTCAGCCATTTGAAAATCATCATCAGCAATAAACGCATAGCGAGGCTTGGTCTAGTCATCTTTTGGCTTTGCCTTTCGTTCATTTTGCCAAACATCGTTGAAGCCGATGAACCTTCACTCCGACGAGGTTTTAGCCCACTTGAAAGCGCTCGTTGCATAGGAAAGCCTATTACAAAGATTCAAATCATTGGAAATTCTCTCACCCAAGATTTTGTGATTGAACAAGAATTATTTCTTCAGCCCGGAGATACCCTGACCTTACGAGCAATGCAACTTTCTCAACAGCGCGTTTATAATCTTCAGCTATTTAATCTTGTCCAAGTTTCTGCCCGTGAGTTTTTACCTCAAGATAGCACACCAGTGAGCCTAACAGACGAAGACACTCTCCTCACATCAGTTCGTCGCCGTTTGCAAGCAGAAGCCGACGCTACAGGAGAACCTATTATTGCGGTTCTCATCTCCGTTTATGAAAGGTGGTACATCTTTCCACAACCGCGTGCGGAACTCCGCGGAATCAGTATGACGCAATGGATTCGGAACCCGACTATCGCGAATATCAATTGGGGATTAACCGTAACGCACCAAAATCTAACCGGTTATAGCGACGCCCTCTCTTTGGGCTTTGGGGTCGGCTTTGACCCGTATATTCGCCTTGGTTACTATACACCATACTTTTTTGGAAGAACCCGAACTGGATTTGGGATTTCAACCATATACCGAGAGCTTAATAATCTTGCCCTCGACCCCGTAACTGAGGAAGTCGCGCGATATACCCAATACACACTCGGTGTTTCGGCTTCCATCACTCAGCGGCTTTCTACCTTCGAATCCATTGGGGCTACCTTTAGCTTAAATTCCTATGTGCAACCTCCTGAAATACTCTCCACACAACCTGCCGCCGCAATCGATAAGAACGGAAGAGACCGTTACCCAAGCGTATTTTTGGCATATAGTTATTCACAAACGGATCTCAATCAGTGTCCGCGCGAAGGAATTTTTGCCTATTTCGGACTTGAACAGCAAGGGTTCCCCAGCGAATCAACAGAATCGTTTAATCTTACACGAGCGTATCTCGATTTTCGCATCTATGAAAAAATTTGGGGCGAACTCAGTCTAGGCTTCCGAAACTTTACTAGCCTTTCTACCAATAAACCCGTTCCCAATTTTGAACGTCAATTTTTTGGTTATCGATTAGCCGTTCGAGGTTATACACAGCGAATCTTTGCCGGAGATAATATCCAATTCAATTCAGTGGAAATGCGATATCCACTTATTTCACTTCGAACAACCACGCTCGATTTTATGCCCCTTGAGCAGTTTCAACTTTTTCAATATGCGCTTTTCATTACAACCTTTTTTGATGCAGGCAATATTTGGTATAACCCTGCCACAAGATTTAACGGATCACGCCAAACCAAATTCGATTGGCAAGCCTATAAATATGGGTATGGTTTCGGGATTGTTTTGGTGGGGGGATATCGTGTAACGGTGAGGTTGGATTTCGCCTTTAATGATCTTGGCAGATTGGACATCATTTTTGAGAACTCCGTTTCATTTTGA